The following proteins are encoded in a genomic region of Mobula hypostoma chromosome 25, sMobHyp1.1, whole genome shotgun sequence:
- the slc25a33 gene encoding solute carrier family 25 member 33 has product MMSQRETLLHLFAGGCGGTVGAIVTCPLEVIKTRLQSSGLTLRSVYIPQVNLSTINGPGVVRPARVAPGLIQVLKSILEKEGPRSLFRGLGPNLIGVIPSRAIYFAAYSKAKEKCNAVFVPHSNVVNMCSAGFASFITNTLMNPIWLVKTRMQLESRKRGEKATNAFQCARHVYQTEGFKGFYRGLTASYAGISETVIHFVIYETLKKHLEEWRITVRENNKNVSDFLGLMIAAGISKTCASCTAYPHEVIRTRLREEGTKYKAFLQTARLVAIEEGYSAFYRGLQAQLIRQIPNTAIMMTTYELIVHVLG; this is encoded by the exons ATGATGTCTCAGCGGGAGACTCTGCTACACCTCTTCGCCGGAGG gtgtggaggaacagtgGGGGCAATTGTCACCTGCCCATTGGAAGTGATTAAGACACGGCTTCAGTCCTCTGGCTTAACACTTCGATCAGTCTACATTCCACAGGTCAACCTCAGTACAATCAATGGACCAGGTGTTGTTCGGCCAGCACGTGTCGCACCAGGACTTATCCAAGTTCTGAA ATCCATTTTGGAAAAAGAGGGACCAAGATCACTTTTCAGAGGACTGGGACCTAACTTGATTGGTGTTATTCCATCAAG AGCAATCTACTTTGCTGCCTACTCTAAAGCCAAGGAGAAATGTAATGCAGTCTTTGTACCACACTCTAATGTTGTCAACATGTGTTCTGCTGGCTTTGCAA GCTTTATcacaaacacattgatgaacCCCATTTGGTTGGTTAAAACAAGAATGCAGCTGGAAAGCAG GAAACGAGGTGAAAAAGCAACAAATGCTTTCCAGTGTGCAAGGCACGTCTATCAAACTGAAGGATTCAAGGGTTTTTACAGAGGTTTAACTGCCTCATATGCTGGGATCTCCGAGACTGTGATTCATTTTGTTATTTATGAAACCTTGAAGAAACATTTGGAGGAATGGAGAATTACTGTGAGGGAGAACAATAAGAATGTTTCAGACTTCCTCGGATTAATGATTGCTGCTGGAATTTCAAAGACATGTGCATCTTGTACTGCCTATCCTCATG aAGTAATAAGGAcgaggttacgggaagaaggcacgAAATACAAGGCATTTTTGCAAACAGCACGTTTAGTGGCAATAGAGGAAGGTTATAGTGCCTTCTATAGAGGACTACAAGCCCAGCTGATTCGCCAGATTCCAAACACTGCCATTATGATGACCACATACGAACTGATCGTTCATGTCTTGGGATAG